Proteins encoded by one window of Acuticoccus sp. MNP-M23:
- a CDS encoding DUF2125 domain-containing protein — MVGVTATPSRTLRYKVLMLIVLVIIVAWSILWFCAATVLERQADRLQHAAIADGAIVHCLNRTIGGYPFQIEMRCHDGSRLGTEQGSVTLGGLVATALVYRPNRIIMEARGPAVYESESTGKIAADWELAHASARIDLSSAAVTRFDAEVKGGTLTAGSLPPIKLSELFVNARQNPASSRDLDLALRVTGLDPAPGVDTTSLSVRGTLRGGAALLAGDPNAVAQLAAADGLTFRLDEAMLGSGPMQVAASGELSLGQDGHLNGKLDVALAGYDKGVPYVTVFAPDVQDTITTLLGNLLMFAPKTTIGDRPARRLTLMVEDGRVSAGIVPLFRLPPVAVQL, encoded by the coding sequence GCGAACCCTGCGGTACAAGGTGCTGATGCTGATCGTTCTGGTCATCATCGTCGCCTGGTCGATCCTGTGGTTCTGCGCGGCCACCGTTCTGGAACGGCAGGCGGACCGGCTTCAGCACGCCGCCATCGCCGACGGTGCGATCGTTCACTGCCTCAACCGCACCATCGGCGGCTACCCGTTCCAGATCGAGATGCGGTGCCACGACGGCTCCCGCCTCGGCACCGAACAGGGCTCCGTCACGCTGGGCGGTCTGGTCGCCACCGCTCTCGTCTACCGCCCCAATCGTATCATCATGGAAGCCAGAGGCCCCGCGGTCTACGAGAGCGAAAGCACGGGCAAAATCGCGGCAGACTGGGAGCTTGCCCACGCCAGCGCCCGGATTGACCTGTCGAGCGCCGCCGTCACCCGCTTCGACGCCGAGGTCAAGGGCGGCACCCTCACCGCCGGCAGCCTGCCGCCGATCAAGCTGTCCGAGCTGTTCGTCAACGCCCGCCAGAACCCGGCCAGTTCGCGCGATCTGGACCTTGCGCTGCGTGTCACCGGCCTCGACCCTGCACCCGGCGTCGACACCACCTCGCTCTCCGTGCGCGGGACACTGCGCGGCGGCGCTGCACTCCTCGCCGGCGATCCGAATGCCGTCGCCCAACTGGCCGCAGCAGACGGTCTCACCTTCCGGCTGGACGAAGCCATGCTCGGCAGCGGGCCGATGCAGGTCGCTGCCAGCGGCGAACTGTCCCTCGGCCAGGACGGCCATCTGAACGGCAAGCTCGACGTTGCCCTCGCCGGCTACGATAAAGGGGTGCCCTACGTCACGGTCTTCGCGCCCGATGTGCAGGACACCATCACGACGCTCCTCGGCAACCTTCTGATGTTCGCGCCGAAAACCACCATCGGCGACCGCCCCGCCCGCCGCCTCACGCTGATGGTGGAGGACGGCCGCGTCTCCGCCGGGATCGTGCCGCTGTTCCGCCTGCCGCCGGTGGCCGTCCAGCTTTAG
- a CDS encoding alanyl-tRNA editing protein has product MTQPLFRDDPYLTTASATVAGTGDGTLILDRSVFYPAGGGQPGDIGHLETEDGTTIAVTDARYTEDRSAIALSVDTVLAPGTAVTQHLDWPRRYNIMRMHTALHLLSVALPYPVTGGQIGATDSRLDFDIPDATLDKDAIAAAVQALIDADHKVSTEWITDAELDAKPDLVKTMAVKPPRGSGKVRLVRIGDIDLQPCGGTHVAATSEIGRIDVKKIEKKGRQNRRVRIALA; this is encoded by the coding sequence ATGACCCAACCGCTGTTTCGCGACGACCCCTATCTCACCACCGCCAGCGCGACGGTTGCCGGCACCGGCGACGGCACGCTGATCCTCGACCGCTCGGTGTTCTACCCCGCAGGCGGCGGACAGCCCGGCGACATCGGCCACCTGGAGACCGAAGACGGCACCACCATCGCCGTCACAGACGCGCGCTATACCGAAGACCGGAGCGCCATCGCCCTCAGCGTGGACACCGTCCTTGCCCCCGGCACTGCCGTCACCCAGCATCTGGACTGGCCACGCCGCTACAACATCATGCGCATGCATACCGCGCTGCATCTGTTGTCCGTGGCGCTCCCCTATCCCGTGACCGGCGGGCAGATCGGCGCGACCGACAGCCGGCTCGACTTCGACATTCCCGACGCAACGCTCGACAAGGACGCGATTGCCGCTGCGGTTCAGGCCCTGATCGACGCTGACCACAAGGTGTCGACCGAGTGGATCACCGACGCCGAACTCGATGCGAAGCCCGACCTTGTGAAGACGATGGCCGTCAAGCCGCCTCGCGGCTCCGGCAAGGTCCGCCTTGTCCGCATAGGCGATATCGACCTACAGCCCTGCGGCGGCACCCACGTCGCCGCGACCTCTGAAATTGGCAGGATCGACGTGAAGAAGATCGAGAAAAAGGGCCGGCAGAACCGCCGCGTCCGGATCGCGCTGGCATGA
- the sseA gene encoding 3-mercaptopyruvate sulfurtransferase: protein MSLVDPAWLAARLGRVVVLDASWHMPDTGRDPAAEFTDGHIPGARRFDIDTIADTESPLPHTLPSPERFAAAVGALGIDNGTEVVVYEAGPVFSAPRAWWMFRVMGHDAKILDGGFARWRAEGFPVETGAAAPAGPASFTARFDPNLYADADTVARTLDKGGNVLDARGAPRFEGAVPEPRPGLRAGHMPGARNLPYASLVAEDGTLKKGDALKTAIDAAEIDPQRPVITSCGSGVTAAILSLALSEIGVPSRVYDGSWTEWGGDPARPVATGTSSKT from the coding sequence ATGAGCCTCGTCGATCCGGCCTGGCTTGCCGCGCGGCTCGGCCGCGTCGTTGTCCTCGACGCGTCCTGGCACATGCCGGACACCGGGCGCGACCCCGCCGCGGAATTTACGGACGGCCACATTCCGGGCGCCAGGCGCTTCGATATCGACACCATCGCCGACACCGAAAGCCCGCTCCCGCACACGCTGCCCTCACCGGAGCGCTTTGCCGCCGCGGTCGGCGCGCTCGGCATCGACAACGGCACCGAAGTGGTGGTGTACGAAGCCGGGCCGGTCTTCTCCGCCCCTCGCGCATGGTGGATGTTCCGCGTGATGGGGCATGACGCGAAAATTCTGGACGGCGGCTTCGCGCGCTGGCGCGCGGAAGGCTTTCCGGTCGAAACCGGCGCTGCGGCCCCGGCAGGCCCTGCTAGCTTCACGGCGCGGTTCGACCCCAACCTTTACGCCGATGCCGACACCGTCGCCCGCACGCTGGACAAAGGCGGCAATGTTCTGGATGCGCGCGGTGCGCCGCGCTTTGAAGGTGCGGTGCCCGAGCCGCGGCCAGGCCTGCGCGCCGGCCACATGCCGGGTGCCAGAAACCTCCCTTACGCCAGCCTTGTTGCCGAAGACGGCACGCTCAAGAAGGGCGATGCGCTGAAAACAGCCATCGACGCGGCAGAGATCGACCCCCAGCGTCCTGTCATCACCAGCTGCGGTTCGGGCGTGACGGCGGCCATCCTGTCGCTGGCACTCAGCGAGATCGGCGTGCCGTCACGGGTCTATGACGGGTCGTGGACCGAGTGGGGCGGCGATCCGGCCCGGCCCGTCGCAACCGGCACATCAAGCAAAACTTAA
- a CDS encoding type II toxin-antitoxin system RatA family toxin — protein MPQFETTRRVKHNAANMFDLVADVKAYPRFVPLCRSLTVRRRDTLPDGREVLVAEMTVAYKFVRETFTSRVVLDRASDIIDVEYLDGPFQELKNRWTFTPVDDSSCDVNFDIRYEFKSRTLATVMGSVFDRAFRRFASAFEERADKVYGTT, from the coding sequence ATGCCCCAGTTTGAGACGACCCGGCGCGTGAAGCACAACGCCGCCAACATGTTCGACCTGGTTGCCGACGTGAAAGCCTATCCGCGGTTCGTGCCGCTGTGTCGCTCGCTCACCGTGCGGCGGCGGGACACGCTGCCTGACGGGCGCGAGGTTCTGGTCGCGGAAATGACGGTCGCCTATAAGTTCGTGCGCGAAACCTTCACATCCCGCGTCGTTCTCGACCGGGCGAGCGACATCATCGACGTGGAATATCTGGACGGGCCGTTCCAGGAGCTGAAGAACCGCTGGACGTTCACGCCGGTCGATGACAGCTCGTGCGACGTCAACTTCGACATTCGCTACGAGTTCAAGAGCCGGACGCTGGCGACCGTCATGGGCTCGGTGTTCGACCGGGCCTTCCGCCGCTTTGCCTCGGCCTTCGAAGAGCGGGCCGACAAGGTCTACGGCACCACCTGA
- the lipA gene encoding lipoyl synthase, protein MVTVVDRVNVQPRHPEKASRAESPVVRKPDWIRVKAPTSPVWRETRDLVREKGLVTVCEEAGCPNIGECWSKRHATFMIMGDTCTRACAFCNVRTGRPQPLDTAEPGKVAEAVATLGLEHVVVTSVDRDDLDDGGANHMAATIRAIRENSPGTTIEVLTPDFLRKPGAMERVVEARPDVFNHNLETVPSLYLNVRPGARYFHSLRLLDQVKMLDPTIFTKSGIMIGLGETRNEVLQLMDDLRSADVDFLTIGQYLQPTRKHYAVAEYVPPKSFSAYQTIAYAKGFLMVSASPLTRSSYHAGDDFAKLKAARQERFAQKGTAATVNAPV, encoded by the coding sequence ATGGTCACTGTCGTCGACAGGGTAAACGTACAGCCGCGGCACCCGGAGAAGGCGAGCCGCGCCGAAAGCCCTGTGGTACGCAAGCCGGACTGGATTCGCGTCAAGGCGCCCACGTCGCCGGTCTGGCGCGAAACGCGGGACCTCGTGCGGGAAAAGGGTCTGGTTACGGTTTGCGAGGAAGCCGGCTGCCCCAATATCGGCGAGTGCTGGTCCAAGCGCCACGCGACCTTCATGATCATGGGTGACACCTGCACCCGCGCCTGCGCCTTCTGCAACGTGCGCACTGGCCGCCCGCAACCGCTCGACACCGCGGAGCCCGGCAAGGTCGCCGAAGCTGTGGCGACCCTCGGCCTCGAGCACGTGGTCGTCACCTCGGTCGACCGTGACGATCTGGACGATGGCGGCGCCAACCACATGGCCGCTACCATCCGCGCGATCCGCGAAAATTCCCCCGGCACCACCATTGAAGTGCTGACGCCGGACTTTTTGCGCAAGCCCGGCGCCATGGAGCGCGTTGTCGAGGCGCGGCCGGACGTGTTCAACCACAACCTCGAAACGGTGCCCTCGCTCTACCTCAACGTCCGCCCGGGTGCGCGCTATTTCCATTCGCTCCGCCTGCTCGATCAGGTGAAGATGCTGGACCCCACCATCTTCACCAAATCCGGCATCATGATCGGGCTCGGCGAGACGCGGAACGAAGTGTTGCAGCTGATGGACGACCTGCGGTCCGCCGACGTGGATTTCCTGACAATCGGCCAGTATCTCCAGCCGACGCGCAAGCACTATGCGGTCGCCGAATATGTGCCGCCCAAATCGTTCTCGGCCTATCAGACCATCGCCTATGCCAAAGGTTTTCTGATGGTTTCGGCCTCGCCGCTGACACGATCGTCCTATCATGCCGGCGACGATTTCGCGAAGTTGAAGGCGGCCCGCCAGGAGCGGTTCGCGCAAAAGGGCACGGCGGCGACGGTCAATGCCCCAGTTTGA
- a CDS encoding YraN family protein, translated as MKPSLVVSQRCLEKIAMVAQSLAADGALSLCWPAALTRPPARKVASRRSAFRFGIEAERSIRQFLRAGDYTILGTRVLAGRAELDLVVSRGDTVAFVEVKARRHGWGGLESVDTRKIRRITRAANAWLSENERYAGCNIRFDIALVWAGGRVDYMENAFEPLPEDDFVF; from the coding sequence TTGAAGCCGTCGCTGGTAGTCTCTCAACGGTGTTTGGAGAAAATCGCAATGGTCGCACAATCATTGGCTGCGGATGGCGCGCTTTCACTGTGCTGGCCTGCTGCACTGACACGGCCGCCAGCACGCAAGGTGGCGTCCCGGCGGAGCGCCTTCCGATTCGGCATCGAGGCCGAGCGCTCGATCCGCCAGTTTCTGCGTGCGGGTGATTATACCATCCTCGGCACACGCGTTCTCGCCGGACGGGCCGAGCTCGATCTTGTGGTCAGCCGTGGCGACACCGTGGCGTTTGTGGAAGTCAAAGCCCGCCGGCATGGTTGGGGCGGCCTGGAATCCGTCGATACGCGCAAAATACGCCGGATAACGCGCGCCGCAAACGCATGGCTTTCTGAAAACGAACGCTACGCCGGCTGCAACATCCGCTTCGATATCGCGCTGGTCTGGGCCGGTGGCCGTGTGGACTATATGGAAAACGCGTTCGAGCCTTTGCCGGAAGATGATTTCGTTTTCTGA
- a CDS encoding serine hydrolase, protein MRGGRAKRAFLRWRERGARSALRILCIVAVCLVPLSAVRAEIGAYLLFDMADGKVLAKHRASTPWYPASLTKLMTAYVTFKAIEADTLAMTSPVRISPQASQQPPSRMGFKVGTVITVETALRIILTKSANDVSVALAEAVSGSSGRFIDAMNKTAAEIGMASSSFDNPHGLPNTRQIITARDMAVLMMALQNDFPQYADYFEMGGVQLGKKRMRNHNNLMRKFRGTDGMKTGFICASGFNLAATVTRDGLRLGAVVLGGTTSRERDERTAELLAKGFEAVANGGAINLNGFGNMDAPMAFAPVTGTRPDLGTVEALPAASEPVVDIRSTVCGARRPATRYDKGVHAGLDAFMAQREAVLAWQKNRNARDDAIRKALETPRVPPAGDAPSDAKPEATEAADAVIAPEDAAPRALAGNGLVPAAWTSPSPVTFPLARPVRAEPAAARSELAPDDWVPSRAVPPANPLDDKLRGPLPPRPDAQPLSYLQPVRAMPMVKIALGGADESRPNPLSGTVIGGGLAPRPRPKPVIPVDVGSVSFTPIEPSITETAIEVREAASAPN, encoded by the coding sequence GTGCGAGGCGGACGAGCAAAGCGCGCTTTCCTGCGCTGGCGGGAACGCGGCGCCCGGTCTGCGTTGCGGATCCTGTGCATCGTTGCGGTCTGTCTTGTCCCGCTGTCTGCCGTGCGGGCCGAGATCGGCGCCTACCTGCTGTTCGACATGGCGGACGGCAAGGTGCTCGCCAAGCATCGCGCGTCGACGCCGTGGTATCCGGCGTCCCTTACCAAGCTGATGACGGCCTATGTCACCTTCAAGGCCATCGAGGCCGATACGTTGGCAATGACATCCCCGGTCCGCATCTCGCCGCAGGCCAGCCAGCAGCCGCCAAGCCGCATGGGCTTCAAGGTGGGCACGGTGATCACCGTGGAAACGGCGCTGCGGATCATCCTCACGAAATCGGCCAACGACGTGTCGGTGGCACTGGCCGAGGCCGTGAGTGGCAGCTCGGGCCGCTTCATCGATGCCATGAACAAGACCGCCGCCGAGATCGGGATGGCATCGTCTTCGTTCGACAATCCCCATGGCCTCCCCAACACGCGGCAGATCATCACCGCCCGCGACATGGCTGTTTTGATGATGGCACTGCAGAACGATTTTCCGCAGTACGCTGACTATTTCGAGATGGGCGGCGTGCAGCTTGGCAAGAAGCGCATGCGCAACCACAACAATCTGATGCGCAAGTTCCGCGGCACGGATGGGATGAAGACGGGCTTCATCTGTGCGTCCGGTTTCAACCTTGCCGCAACCGTCACCCGCGACGGCTTGCGGCTTGGCGCAGTTGTGCTGGGGGGCACCACGTCGCGCGAAAGAGACGAGCGGACGGCGGAGCTGCTGGCCAAGGGCTTCGAGGCGGTGGCGAACGGCGGGGCGATCAACCTCAACGGTTTCGGCAACATGGATGCGCCGATGGCTTTTGCTCCGGTGACCGGCACCCGCCCTGATCTTGGCACGGTGGAGGCGCTCCCCGCCGCCAGCGAACCGGTCGTCGATATCAGGAGCACCGTCTGCGGCGCGCGGCGTCCGGCGACCCGCTACGACAAGGGGGTTCACGCGGGTCTCGATGCCTTCATGGCGCAGCGCGAGGCGGTGCTAGCCTGGCAAAAAAACCGCAACGCGCGGGACGATGCGATCCGCAAGGCACTGGAAACACCGCGCGTTCCACCGGCGGGCGATGCGCCCTCCGACGCAAAGCCCGAGGCGACCGAAGCGGCTGACGCCGTGATTGCGCCGGAAGATGCCGCACCGCGCGCGCTTGCCGGCAACGGTCTGGTCCCTGCAGCGTGGACGAGCCCGTCCCCGGTCACCTTTCCTCTGGCGCGGCCGGTCCGTGCCGAACCGGCCGCCGCCCGCTCCGAGCTTGCGCCGGATGATTGGGTGCCGTCCCGCGCTGTCCCGCCGGCCAACCCGCTTGACGACAAATTGCGCGGACCCCTGCCGCCGCGCCCCGATGCCCAGCCGCTCTCCTATCTGCAACCCGTGCGCGCAATGCCAATGGTCAAGATTGCCCTCGGCGGTGCCGACGAAAGTCGCCCGAACCCGCTGTCCGGCACCGTTATCGGCGGCGGCCTCGCGCCCCGTCCGCGGCCGAAGCCCGTGATCCCTGTGGATGTCGGGTCGGTATCCTTCACACCGATCGAGCCGTCAATCACTGAAACGGCGATCGAAGTGCGCGAAGCTGCGAGCGCGCCGAACTAA
- a CDS encoding BolA family protein, whose protein sequence is MGTVRDRIIAQLNAQFTPLALEVIDESHLHAGHAGARPEGETHFRVILTADAFRGTSRLERHRMVNDALAEELAGPVHALAVKADAPA, encoded by the coding sequence ATGGGAACCGTCAGGGACAGGATCATTGCGCAGTTGAATGCACAATTCACACCGCTGGCACTTGAGGTGATCGACGAATCGCACCTTCACGCGGGCCACGCGGGCGCACGGCCGGAAGGGGAAACCCACTTTCGCGTCATTTTGACCGCGGATGCCTTTCGCGGCACCAGCCGGCTGGAGCGGCACCGGATGGTCAACGACGCCCTTGCCGAGGAACTTGCCGGCCCGGTGCACGCGCTTGCCGTCAAGGCCGACGCCCCGGCCTGA
- a CDS encoding orotate phosphoribosyltransferase yields MISFPVATREEIAAITARALLEIGAVHLSPSEPFTYTSGLKSPVYVDCRKIIGFPRVRSRLIDLSLTMMADIAGLEAFDAVAGGETAGIPFAAWIADRLAVPMQYVRKKPKGFGRLAQIEGELTAGQRVLLVEDLATDGGSKVRFVEALREAGATVSHCFVVFHHDVFPGSRDRLAEHGIEIHALARWADVLAAARATESLPTGELDEVDEFLRAPLAWSAARGGIEALPER; encoded by the coding sequence ATGATTTCATTTCCCGTTGCGACCCGCGAGGAGATCGCGGCAATCACTGCCCGTGCGTTGCTCGAGATCGGCGCGGTGCACCTGTCGCCGTCGGAGCCCTTCACCTATACTAGCGGCCTCAAGAGCCCCGTTTACGTCGATTGCCGCAAGATTATCGGCTTTCCGCGGGTGCGCTCGCGGCTGATCGATCTGTCGCTCACCATGATGGCCGACATTGCCGGCCTTGAAGCGTTCGACGCCGTGGCCGGCGGCGAGACGGCCGGCATCCCCTTCGCCGCGTGGATTGCAGACCGTCTGGCCGTGCCGATGCAATATGTGCGCAAGAAGCCCAAGGGCTTCGGCCGCCTGGCCCAGATTGAAGGCGAGCTGACGGCCGGGCAGCGGGTTCTCCTGGTTGAGGATCTGGCCACCGACGGCGGCAGCAAGGTCCGCTTTGTCGAGGCTTTGCGCGAGGCGGGGGCGACCGTATCGCACTGCTTCGTGGTGTTTCACCACGATGTGTTTCCGGGAAGCCGCGACCGGCTGGCCGAGCACGGCATCGAGATCCACGCCCTGGCCCGCTGGGCCGATGTTCTGGCTGCCGCGCGCGCCACGGAAAGCCTCCCCACCGGAGAGCTTGACGAAGTGGACGAATTCCTGCGCGCGCCGCTGGCGTGGAGCGCAGCGCGCGGCGGCATAGAGGCACTGCCGGAGCGCTGA
- the mbfA gene encoding iron exporter MbfA — MLSILGNRRRFSDLSSQEVLALAISSEEDDAQIYRWYASTLRAEYPATAEALDAMAAEEDTHRQRLIELHQRRFGDAIPLIRREHVAGFYARRPVWLVEKLGVERVRAEAVRMESDAHNFYTRAAQATSDASTRKLLGDLAAAEAGHEAAWDSIEAQALPESARSAEDEAAHRKFVLTYVQPGLAGLMDGSVSTLAPIFAAAFATGDTWQTFLVGLAASVGAGISMGFTEAASDDGVISGRGSPLTRGVVTGLMTTLGGLGHALPYLIPDFWVATSIAIIVVFIELWVIAWIQKRFMDTPFWRATLQVVVGGALVLAAGILIGVA; from the coding sequence GTGCTTTCGATACTCGGCAACCGGCGGCGTTTCAGCGATCTCTCCAGCCAGGAGGTGCTGGCGCTCGCGATCTCTTCGGAGGAGGACGACGCCCAGATCTATCGCTGGTATGCGTCCACCCTGCGCGCTGAATACCCGGCGACCGCCGAGGCGCTGGACGCCATGGCGGCAGAGGAGGATACCCACCGCCAACGCCTGATCGAGCTGCATCAGAGGCGCTTTGGCGATGCGATCCCGCTGATCCGGCGCGAACACGTCGCCGGCTTCTATGCGCGCCGTCCGGTGTGGCTGGTGGAAAAACTGGGCGTTGAACGGGTGCGCGCCGAGGCCGTCCGGATGGAATCCGACGCGCACAATTTCTATACCCGCGCCGCGCAGGCAACGTCAGACGCGTCGACGCGAAAACTCCTTGGCGACCTTGCCGCGGCGGAAGCCGGCCACGAAGCCGCGTGGGACAGCATCGAGGCACAGGCGTTGCCGGAATCGGCGCGCTCGGCAGAGGACGAGGCGGCCCACCGCAAGTTCGTTTTGACCTATGTGCAGCCGGGCCTTGCCGGGCTGATGGACGGTTCGGTGTCGACCCTTGCGCCGATCTTCGCCGCTGCCTTTGCCACCGGCGACACCTGGCAGACGTTTCTGGTGGGCCTTGCTGCGTCCGTGGGCGCCGGCATCTCCATGGGGTTCACGGAAGCCGCGTCCGACGACGGGGTGATTTCCGGCCGCGGCTCGCCGCTGACCCGCGGCGTCGTCACCGGCCTGATGACCACGCTGGGCGGCCTTGGTCACGCACTGCCCTACCTCATTCCCGATTTCTGGGTGGCGACATCCATCGCGATCATCGTGGTCTTCATCGAACTCTGGGTGATCGCCTGGATCCAGAAGCGGTTCATGGATACGCCGTTCTGGCGGGCGACGCTGCAGGTGGTGGTCGGCGGCGCGCTGGTGCTGGCTGCAGGCATCCTGATCGGCGTGGCGTAG
- a CDS encoding argininosuccinate synthase: MNDAPKKIVLAYSGGLDTSIILKWLQQKYGAEVVTFTADLGQGEELEPARAKAEMLGCREIFVEDLRETFVKDYVFPMMRANALYEGVYLLGTSIARPLIAKRQIEIAHDTGADAVAHGATGKGNDQVRFELGYAALDPKIKVIAPWRDWDFKSRTDLIEFARLNQIPVAKDKEGEAPFSVDANLLHSSSEGKVLEDPAVPPPSIVFMRTLSPEEAPDKATEIEIGFKEGDGVSLNGKAMSAATLLTELNALGRDNGIGRLDLVENRYVGMKSRGIYETPGGTIYHAAHRAMESITLDRGAMHLKDELMPRYAELLYNGFWFSPEREMLQAAIDHSQKDVEGTVRLKLYKGNVIVMARSSGRSLYDEAIVTFEDDAGAYDQKDAVGFIRLNALRLKTLAKRNSNS, encoded by the coding sequence ATGAACGACGCGCCCAAGAAGATCGTGCTCGCCTACTCGGGCGGCCTCGACACCTCCATCATCCTGAAATGGCTTCAGCAAAAATATGGCGCTGAAGTCGTCACCTTCACCGCCGACCTTGGCCAGGGCGAGGAGCTGGAGCCTGCACGGGCGAAGGCCGAAATGCTCGGCTGCCGCGAGATCTTCGTGGAGGACCTGCGCGAGACGTTCGTGAAGGACTATGTTTTCCCGATGATGCGCGCCAACGCGCTTTACGAAGGCGTCTACCTTCTGGGCACGTCCATCGCGCGGCCGCTGATTGCCAAGCGCCAGATCGAGATCGCGCACGACACCGGGGCCGACGCCGTCGCCCACGGCGCCACCGGCAAGGGCAACGACCAGGTCCGCTTCGAGCTCGGCTATGCGGCGCTCGACCCGAAGATCAAGGTGATCGCGCCGTGGCGGGACTGGGACTTCAAGTCCCGGACCGACCTCATCGAGTTCGCGCGCCTCAACCAGATCCCGGTGGCGAAGGACAAGGAGGGCGAGGCCCCCTTCTCGGTCGACGCCAACCTCCTGCACTCCTCCTCGGAAGGCAAAGTGCTGGAAGACCCGGCCGTGCCGCCGCCCTCGATCGTCTTCATGCGCACCCTTTCGCCCGAAGAGGCGCCGGACAAGGCGACCGAAATCGAGATCGGTTTCAAGGAAGGCGACGGCGTGTCGCTGAACGGCAAGGCGATGAGCGCTGCAACGCTCCTCACCGAGCTGAACGCGCTCGGCCGCGACAATGGCATCGGCCGGCTCGACCTCGTCGAGAACCGCTATGTCGGCATGAAGTCCCGCGGCATCTACGAGACGCCGGGCGGCACGATCTACCACGCCGCCCACCGCGCGATGGAATCGATCACGCTCGACCGCGGTGCCATGCACCTGAAGGACGAGCTGATGCCGCGCTACGCGGAGCTTCTCTACAACGGCTTCTGGTTCTCGCCGGAGCGCGAGATGCTGCAGGCCGCCATCGACCACTCCCAGAAGGACGTGGAGGGCACCGTCCGCCTGAAGCTCTACAAGGGCAACGTGATCGTGATGGCCCGCTCCAGCGGCAGGTCGCTCTACGACGAAGCCATCGTCACCTTCGAGGACGACGCCGGCGCCTACGACCAGAAGGACGCCGTGGGCTTCATCCGCCTCAACGCCCTGCGCCTGAAAACGCTCGCCAAGCGCAACAGCAACAGCTGA
- a CDS encoding NAD-dependent epimerase/dehydratase family protein, whose product MKIIVVGASGDIGRAACEELGARHDLIRVGRSSGDIQVDMSDRASIDAMYARAGRVDAVVSTAGDVHFGPLEEHTEVVANAVISIRKIFCG is encoded by the coding sequence ATGAAGATCATTGTCGTCGGCGCGTCGGGAGACATCGGCAGGGCGGCCTGCGAGGAGCTGGGCGCCCGTCACGATCTCATCCGCGTCGGCCGCTCCAGCGGCGACATTCAGGTGGACATGTCCGACCGTGCCTCCATCGACGCGATGTACGCGCGGGCCGGCAGGGTGGACGCCGTGGTCTCCACGGCCGGCGACGTCCACTTCGGGCCCCTTGAGGAGCACACCGAGGTTGTAGCTAACGCTGTAATTTCCATCAGAAAAATTTTCTGCGGATAG